The following coding sequences are from one Bombus terrestris chromosome 14, iyBomTerr1.2, whole genome shotgun sequence window:
- the LOC100648069 gene encoding pre-mRNA-splicing factor Syf2, translated as MDNENANNEKSLAEKHAERMKRLRELHVKRNEARQQNHKEVIEEDKRSKLPSNWESRKRQAEWIVQDEAARKAAQEKGEDYERTKLLHIDATEAERIARKKKNRKNPDPGFSDYEQAAIRQYNRLVKNIKPNMDSYDETKEKLGPAFYGDRNTILHGLHEDKKEAVDKMVEDLEKQIAKRERYSRRRMHNDDADIDYINERNAKFNQKLERFYGEYTRETKLNLERGTAI; from the exons ATGGATAACGAGAATGCGAACAATGAGAAATCATTGGCGGAGAAACACGCCGAGAGAATGAAACGCTTGCGGGAACTGCACGTGAAAAGG AACGAGGCCAGACAGCAAAATCACAAAGAAGTTATAGAGGAAGATAAAAGGAGTAAGCTTCCTTCGAACTGGGAATCGCGTAAAAGGCAAGCAGAATGGATCGTTCAAGATGAAGCTGCGAGAAAAGCAGCTCAAGAAAAG GGAGAAGACTACGAGAGAACGAAATTACTTCACATTGATGCGACAGAAGCGGAACGTATagcaagaaagaaaaaaaatagaaagaatccAGATCCAGGTTTCTCGGACTACGAACAAGCAGCTATTCGGCAATACAACAGGCTGGTGAAAAATATCAAACCAAACATGGATTCGTACGACGAGACTAAAGAAAAATTAGGGCCGGCCTTCTACGGAGATAGAAACACTATATTACACGGTCTTCATGAAGATAAGAAAGAAGCTGTTGACAAAATGGTGGAAGACTTGGAGAAACA GATCgcgaagagagagagatataGTAGAAGAAGAATGCACAATGACGACGCTGATATCGATTACATCAACGAACGCAATGCTAAATTCAATCAGAAATTAGAGAGGTTCTATGGGGAATATACGCGCGAAACGAAGCTAAACTTGGAACGGGGTACAGCTATATAA
- the LOC100647705 gene encoding uncharacterized protein LOC100647705: METLESSRVCRLCGKQSGISINIFDKNENHVKKINAILPIMVHEMDLLPKHMCHRCSYKLEEFHKFYMDCLKTDAGLKNQLSWMRKEDSKERIGVPMVHIENIKIKVEPPDYDLYDDNDYINSMSSVTYPVNSVQSNNIPDPITYTSYARCGCYCDKSDQSNQTVPTSYENEISRCSRMNATRQENDGCANVSRAAQGNLLAHQALKERSNLVKLVNEVKDSRRTTFSSFSSSMDKSSSGKKETSKDAIVRNLRPRKGSVDYVGIRKRLSACSSLNNENRSTIVETKLSAPTEFDVSQIKIEKFDFEGRVLRPRKGTIDYREPIRKYSRSTNKNQRSESDQHRADKTKVRNIASKLKKMPKQMKNKVKSDIKTEQLSDLEDLVLDGSVSAAMLSLTDEIDALPNNYNVNVRNDRVNCDARLNRAQHTTDNFSIANWKPLRNLPKDKLKSGKVGLHRIEGINYSTRYLRSQDVCLRNGKIRKPDSTNVSIKKLQRSFRNFMHRNKTSGKALMKAIRGSVTSKMSAAMKVLDIKHYCDECNTSFANKELFKLHVCYGH; the protein is encoded by the exons ATGGAGACCCTCGAATCTAGTCGCGTCTGCCGCCTTTGCGGCAAGCAATCCGGTatctcgattaatatttttgacAAGAATGAGAACCACGTGAAGAAAATCAACGCCATTCTCCCGATCATG GTGCACGAAATGGACCTGTTGCCGAAGCACATGTGTCATCGGTGCAGTTACAAGCTAGAGGAGTTTCACAAATTCTACATGGACTGTCTGAAGACAGACGCGGGTTTGAAGAATCAGTTATCATGGATGCGAAAGGAGGACTCGAAGGAGAGAATCGGTGTGCCGATGGTGCACATAGAAAACATCAAGATCAAAGTAGAGCCACCGGATTACGACCTGTACGACGATAACGACTACATAAATTCGATGAGTTCGGTAACTTATCCGGTGAACAGTGTCCAATCCAATAATATTCCCGATCCTATAACGTATACTTCGTACGCACGTTGCGGTTGTTACTGTGATAAATCGGACCAAAGTAATCAAACTGTACCTACGAGCTATGAGAACGAAATATCGAGATGCAGTAGAATGAACGCCACGAGGCAGGAGAACGACGGCTGCGCCAACGTATCGCGAGCTGCGCAGGGGAATTTGTTGGCGCATCAAGCACTCAAGGAACGATCAAATTTAGTTAAGCTTGTCAACGAGGTTAAAGATTCACGAAGAACTACTTTTTCGAGTTTCAGTTCATCGATGGATAAATCTAGTAGCGGGAAAAAAGAAACTTCGAAAGATGCGATAGTTCGTAATTTGAGGCCTAGAAAAGGTTCTGTGGATTACGTGGGAATTAGGAAAAGGCTTTCCGCTTGTTCGTCATTGAACAATGAGAATAGGTCAACGATCGTGGAGACAAAACTGTCAGCCCCGACGGAATTCGATGTGTCGCAGATTAAGATAGAGAAATTCGATTTCGAAGGACGCGTCTTAAGACCGAGAAAAGGGACCATCGATTATAGAGAACCAATACGGAAATATTCTAGATCCACGAATAAGAACCAAAGATCGGAAAGCGATCAACATCGAGCGGATAAGACGAAAGTTCGGAATATCGCAAGCAAATTGAAAAAGATGCcgaaacaaatgaaaaacaaaGTAAAGTCAGATATAAAGACGGAACAGCTGTCAGATCTGGAGGATCTGGTACTGGACGGATCGGTATCGGCCGCTATGTTATCCCTAACCGATGAGATTGATGCACTGCCTAACAATTATAATGTAAACGTACGAAACGATAGAGTTAATTGCGATGCACGATTAAACCGTGCGCAGCATACTACCGATAATTTTAGTATAGCAAATTGGAAACCATTGCGAAATTTACCCAAGGATAAATTGAAGTCGGGGAAAGTCGGTTTGCATCGGATCGAAGGAATAAATTATTCGACGAGATATTTGAGAAGTCAGGATGTTTGTCTGAGAAATGGTAAGATACGAAAACCCGACAGCACGAATGTATCGATTAAGAAATTGCAAAGaagttttcgaaattttatgcaCAGAAATAAAACGTCTGGTAAAGCTTTAATGAAGGCGATCAGAGGTAGTGTTACGAGCAAAATGTCCGCCGCGATGAAAGTGCTAGATATCAAGCACTACTGCGACGAATGTAACACGAGTTTCGCTAACAAAGAATTATTCAAACTGCACGTGTGCTATGGACATTGA